The Lepeophtheirus salmonis chromosome 6, UVic_Lsal_1.4, whole genome shotgun sequence DNA window AAGGTGGTAACAAGCTTAGATGGTGCCAATGTATCTTGCGTACAATAGCATaacaataaatttgtattgtttttgtttatgttttgatATTACGGTCTAAGCCAATCAACTTGTAcaactacaacttttttttccaaaattattttttcttctttattttattctgagtaaaaaataaataaagtatttaagtGTTAAAATGTAATCTCAAGTAATTAATATCtagcaaaatgatatttgatatgTTAATTAAGCCATAAAAAAGGAGGCAATTAATTAGctgatttgattataaattaactCTTACATGTATCATAGTTTCTGAATCTTGTATggaaatttaatatgttatgtTTATTCAGCTAATATAAAAAGTCGAGTCAAATGTGATTTTTTGGATGattaattaggaaaaaaaaaagttcattatgaatattttgctataatatttacaaatatgcttgtttttgttgaatatatttttcacagttacagtctaatattaaaataggCTTTATTTGCATTTCATTTAAATCTGCTCAGATTCTTTAAGAATAATCtaaaacataatattgaaatgCAGTCTCCATAATTTAGTTCAATATTACTATTTTgcgaaaattttcacaaatatgCTTAGTTTCGGAAAATCCATTTTGTTATAGTTATGgttcattataaaataagattttttctgCATATCTATGAAACTTTTTAAGATTCTATAAGAATAATCTAAAATTGATATTGGTACTCAATGGTTCAATTTATTTAGATCACCCAATTTGGGAATGCAAAATTCCTAGCACATGTAATTTATTACgtattttcatcataaataaaacattattagtAACGATAATTTAAAAACTGGTGTCAAAGTTAAATAGATACTTAAATAACTTAtggaaatactttaaaatacagctttatctaaaaaaaaatgtgtgtgtgcgaattaaacaaatatagttTCTCATAAatctaaataatcaaatattattcatcattgATTACTATATGTACGTTGTACTTATATAAAGGttatgatttgataaaaaaatattcatttaagaaAAGTAGTCTGTGTTGTAAAGACattaaaatgaagtatttgTTGTGCGtaacatttatatcaatttgtatTACATCCATCAATGCTGGAAATATCAAAGACAGAATCCAGAATGAAGGAGAAGCTAACCCTGGACAGTTTCCGTTCTTAGCCTCCATACAAGATAATGGAGGTCACAGATGTGGCGGAACTATTGTATCTGAGGTGAGACTAtccttatattttacaaaaactctccaatttatacaaaatacttgCAGACACTGGTCGTTACAAATGGAAAATGTTGTAGAAGAGGAGCTTGGGAAATAACCACAGTCGTTGGAGGAAGGCACAGTCAGAGTGTTCCTAGTAGTTATGAGCAAAAGAGAGAAATTAAACTGATAGATTATAGCTTTACCTATAATACTAATATGTCCGTTGGTGAGCTATGTTCCTACGAGTTGAGTGCTCCATTCAAATTTAACaagtaagtaaataaacatatacatatttttcaatctaacaatttatgttttgtatttatttaaaggttTGTCAACAAAGTGACTCTTCCATCAGAAAATGACATCATATATGGTATAGGAACTATTATCGGATGGGGTGTTTCTGGTACTGCAGAAATTGCGGATACTCCTAGATTTGCAGATTTTGACATCATTCCAAGACAATGTAAGCtgctaatatcttttaaattttaaactacatgagtattatttcatatatttcttCAAGTATGCGAAGATAGTTACTGGGGCGAAGTTGATAACACATTATTCTGCACAGAAAGtgaaaaatcaagttattgCTATGGCGATGCAGGTGGCCCTATGgttcaaaatggtatttttatcGGAGTCATTCCCTACCGAGAGGAATGTTCTACACTGAATAAACCTAATGCTTTCCCAAGTgttcaatattttcttgaatggatcaaaaatgatatgtaaattaatatttttccatctttatataagaaataaaaatagacaaacGAATTTGAAGTTTcagttctttattttatttcttgacttttttttaataatcttattctcgaataatagtttatatatataaaaaaacttgcactagagaaaatgatattttcaaaacctCATATTATTGTTTAAGTCTTCATAtagaattgaaattaaaatctattttttaactgatttgataaaataggtcaggtaaaaaattaattcaaattaatgtcataatttttgataaaaaataaataatgaatttgaatatataacttgaagtaacatttttacaaaaaaaaattagacccTTTAGGATACAAATGCAGTGTACTAATGTCAATGAACCAAATGAATCTCAGCTTTGAGTTAGTGTTTTTTATCcgtagaaattttttaataatttaaaatcacaatGACTAAGCTGATTGTTTTAAGCAAAAttctaatgaaaatattttatttttacatttacaattATTAACATTTCATTACTATTAGTTATATTGTAAAATCTACTGATAGtgaattaaaatcttaaaaacgttacaaaaaaaaattagctcatgcgtcttataaatatttactatttttattcaatatccttttatttgaaatagttatattagaaaatgaattaaatattattgtatttacaattaaaagtCCCTTAAGATGAgtcttgatttaaaatttgtagaagAAAATTTTCAGGTTGGTTCTTTGAAGCAATCCAGTTTAATTTGTTTCGCGTGTTACaagtataaattttgatttgtttcttgatttttacttatttttgaattataaatgttaaatttatttttatcaaatatgtatactttCAGAGTTCTTTTATGCTAAATCATAAATACTATTATACTCATCGATCAATTTGAACGACATGAAGTATCTGTTGCagaattaaaaataggaaatttatgCATCCTCCCATCCTTGTAGGGGTGATTTGTTGcacatagaatatatttattttttataaattttattatttgtaagagatatgaatctataattttt harbors:
- the LOC121120191 gene encoding trypsin beta, producing MKYLLCVTFISICITSINAGNIKDRIQNEGEANPGQFPFLASIQDNGGHRCGGTIVSETLVVTNGKCCRRGAWEITTVVGGRHSQSVPSSYEQKREIKLIDYSFTYNTNMSVGELCSYELSAPFKFNKFVNKVTLPSENDIIYGIGTIIGWGVSGTAEIADTPRFADFDIIPRQLCEDSYWGEVDNTLFCTESEKSSYCYGDAGGPMVQNGIFIGVIPYREECSTLNKPNAFPSVQYFLEWIKNDM